The following coding sequences are from one Sulfitobacter sp. HNIBRBA3233 window:
- a CDS encoding GNAT family N-acetyltransferase: MYHAPIHPDRPRDPHALMQDPAFAAALRLYGEDPLELPGGQILLRRRLMGMTVAMLPRCAPPPDLDAALRAHGLHRQPLILSPQAPAPVPGALRLCAPRERLVLPIAPGADQRRALLHQKWRNQLRRAEDAGLQVTYAPLRPDDDLLCAAEQQSHFRGYRDWPTALTRAFAQVAPDQTRLFTAHHCGAPVAWMLFLVHGSAATYHIGLTTDHGRAVHAHNLVLWRALGWLAARGIASLDMGLSVPEAAGLDRFKQRAGAVRQQTGGTWLRWRPLARGRKP, encoded by the coding sequence ATGTACCATGCTCCGATCCATCCCGACCGCCCCCGTGATCCGCACGCGCTGATGCAGGATCCCGCCTTTGCCGCGGCACTCCGGCTCTACGGCGAGGACCCGCTTGAATTGCCGGGCGGCCAGATCCTGCTGCGGCGGCGTCTCATGGGGATGACCGTGGCGATGCTGCCGCGATGCGCCCCGCCGCCCGATCTGGATGCCGCGCTGCGCGCCCATGGCCTGCACCGCCAACCGCTGATCCTGTCGCCGCAAGCGCCTGCGCCGGTGCCGGGCGCCCTGCGTCTGTGCGCGCCGCGCGAACGGCTCGTCCTGCCCATCGCCCCCGGTGCAGACCAGCGGCGCGCCCTGCTTCACCAGAAATGGCGCAACCAGCTGCGCCGTGCAGAGGATGCCGGACTGCAGGTCACCTACGCGCCGCTTCGGCCCGACGACGATCTGCTCTGCGCCGCCGAACAGCAGTCGCATTTTCGCGGGTACAGGGATTGGCCGACGGCACTGACGCGGGCCTTTGCGCAGGTGGCGCCCGACCAGACCCGTCTTTTCACCGCGCATCACTGCGGGGCCCCGGTGGCATGGATGCTGTTCTTGGTGCACGGCTCGGCGGCGACCTACCACATCGGGCTGACGACGGACCACGGGCGCGCGGTCCATGCCCATAACCTCGTTCTGTGGCGGGCCCTTGGCTGGCTTGCGGCCCGCGGCATTGCCTCGCTCGACATGGGGCTGAGCGTGCCGGAAGCTGCCGGGCTTGACCGGTTCAAGCAGCGCGCCGGTGCGGTACGACAGCAGACAGGCGGCACATGGCTGCGCTGGCGCCCCCTTGCACGCGGCAGGAAGCCGTGA
- a CDS encoding PRC-barrel domain-containing protein produces the protein MTRKMMTTAAAILATTAGMAFAESHSSGGMMDTSNLIAAGQIEDGAIYRMDTTVEGTTWTDDATYTTVDTNWVKVGDISDVLLNRDGQMVGVLAEIGGFLDIGDRDVILSMETVKFVGGGEDRQFNYVTNLTEEELEALPEVDEGIFDD, from the coding sequence ATGACACGCAAGATGATGACAACAGCCGCCGCGATCCTCGCCACGACAGCCGGGATGGCCTTTGCCGAGTCCCACAGCAGCGGGGGGATGATGGACACATCCAACCTGATCGCCGCTGGCCAGATCGAGGATGGCGCGATCTACCGCATGGACACCACTGTCGAAGGCACCACTTGGACCGACGATGCGACCTATACCACCGTCGATACCAACTGGGTGAAAGTCGGCGACATCAGCGACGTTCTGCTGAACCGCGATGGCCAGATGGTCGGCGTTCTGGCAGAGATCGGTGGCTTCCTCGACATCGGTGACCGCGACGTGATCCTGTCGATGGAAACGGTGAAATTCGTAGGCGGCGGTGAAGATCGTCAGTTCAACTACGTCACGAACCTGACCGAAGAGGAATTGGAAGCACTGCCCGAAGTCGACGAGGGCATCTTCGACGACTGA
- the eno gene encoding phosphopyruvate hydratase, with product MSTIIDIHAREILDSRGNPTVEVDVVLEDGTMGRAAVPSGASTGAHEAVEKRDGDKSRYMGKGVLEACAAVNGEIAEALVGSDATEQVEIDEMMIELDGTPNKSRLGANAILGVSLATAKAAADFCSQPLYRYVGGTSARVLPVPMMNIINGGEHADNPIDIQEFMIMPVAADNIRDAVRMGAEVFHTLKKELSAAGLATGVGDEGGFAPNISSTRDALDFILKSIEKAGYKPGDEIYLALDCAATEYYKDGKYVLSGEGKTLSSEENVDYLKALVSDYPIISIEDGMSEDDWDGWQALTAAIGDKVQLVGDDLFVTNPARLADGISRKAANSMLVKVNQIGSLTETLKAVDMAHRAGFTNVMSHRSGETEDATIADLAVATNCGQIKTGSLARSDRLAKYNQLIRIEEALDASAEYAGRGILK from the coding sequence ATGAGCACCATCATCGACATCCACGCCCGCGAGATCCTCGACAGCCGTGGCAACCCCACCGTCGAGGTGGATGTGGTCCTCGAGGACGGCACGATGGGCCGCGCCGCCGTGCCCTCGGGTGCCTCGACCGGCGCCCACGAAGCCGTGGAAAAACGCGACGGTGACAAGAGCCGCTACATGGGCAAGGGCGTTCTGGAAGCCTGCGCCGCCGTCAACGGCGAGATCGCCGAGGCGCTGGTAGGCAGCGACGCCACCGAACAGGTCGAGATCGACGAGATGATGATCGAACTCGACGGCACGCCGAACAAATCGCGGCTGGGTGCCAACGCGATCCTCGGTGTTTCGCTTGCCACGGCCAAGGCCGCCGCCGATTTCTGCTCGCAGCCGCTCTATCGCTATGTGGGCGGCACCTCTGCCCGCGTCCTGCCCGTCCCCATGATGAACATCATCAATGGCGGTGAGCACGCCGACAACCCCATCGACATTCAGGAATTCATGATCATGCCGGTGGCTGCGGACAACATCCGCGACGCCGTTCGCATGGGCGCCGAAGTCTTCCACACCCTGAAGAAAGAACTCTCCGCCGCAGGTCTGGCGACCGGCGTGGGCGACGAAGGCGGCTTTGCGCCCAACATCAGTTCCACCCGTGACGCGCTTGATTTCATTCTGAAATCCATCGAAAAAGCAGGCTACAAGCCCGGCGATGAAATCTATCTCGCCCTCGATTGCGCCGCGACGGAATACTATAAGGATGGCAAATACGTCCTCTCCGGCGAAGGCAAAACGCTCAGCTCGGAGGAAAACGTCGACTACCTCAAGGCGCTGGTTTCCGACTATCCCATCATCTCGATCGAGGATGGCATGTCGGAGGATGACTGGGACGGCTGGCAGGCGCTGACCGCCGCGATCGGCGACAAGGTGCAATTGGTGGGCGACGATCTCTTCGTGACAAACCCCGCCCGTCTTGCCGACGGGATCAGCCGCAAGGCGGCAAACTCGATGCTGGTCAAGGTCAACCAGATCGGATCGCTGACCGAGACGCTGAAAGCCGTCGATATGGCGCACCGTGCCGGGTTCACCAACGTGATGTCCCACCGCTCCGGCGAAACCGAGGATGCCACCATCGCCGATCTGGCGGTTGCCACCAACTGCGGCCAGATCAAGACCGGCAGCCTCGCGCGCTCGGACCGGCTGGCGAAATACAACCAGTTGATCCGCATCGAGGAAGCGCTCGATGCCTCCGCGGAATATGCAGGCCGTGGCATCCTGAAATAA
- a CDS encoding DMT family transporter: MDNLRGALLMVLAMLGFALEDAVIKVLSASLPVGQILMGIGLGGALVLGIWAMALGQVPFRLRFLTGNSGLRALLEGLAALGFVSALALVPLSVVTTIIQANPLLVTLGAALFLGETVGIRRWSAIAVGLGGVLLVLRPFGTEFDTAALFAVGGVLAMSARDLVTRRIKREITTIQLSIVGFLASVPAGIVALAIAGTAPVLPTTQGWLLLATAIAFGIPSIYCIIAAMRIGDVSFVAPFRYSRIVFGLSLGVLVFSEELDALVLCGAAIIAASGLYTFWRERKQRHAPLSNTPGPV, encoded by the coding sequence ATGGATAATCTGCGCGGTGCGCTGCTGATGGTGCTGGCGATGCTCGGCTTCGCGCTGGAAGACGCGGTCATCAAGGTCCTGTCCGCCAGCTTGCCGGTCGGGCAGATACTGATGGGCATCGGCCTTGGCGGCGCCCTCGTGCTGGGGATCTGGGCGATGGCATTGGGGCAGGTTCCCTTCCGGCTTCGGTTCCTGACCGGCAACTCCGGGCTGCGCGCGCTGCTCGAAGGGCTCGCGGCGCTGGGATTCGTCTCGGCGCTGGCGCTGGTGCCGCTGTCGGTCGTCACCACGATCATTCAGGCCAACCCGTTGCTGGTAACACTCGGCGCGGCCCTGTTTCTGGGCGAAACCGTCGGCATCCGCCGCTGGAGCGCGATTGCCGTGGGTCTGGGCGGAGTGCTTCTGGTCCTGCGGCCCTTCGGCACCGAGTTCGACACCGCCGCGCTTTTTGCCGTGGGCGGTGTGCTGGCCATGTCCGCGCGCGATCTGGTCACGCGCCGGATCAAACGTGAGATCACCACGATCCAGCTGTCGATCGTGGGTTTTCTGGCCTCTGTGCCCGCGGGAATTGTCGCCCTTGCCATAGCGGGCACCGCGCCCGTGCTGCCCACAACGCAGGGCTGGCTGTTGCTGGCCACCGCCATCGCCTTCGGCATCCCGTCGATCTACTGCATCATCGCGGCGATGCGTATCGGGGATGTCAGTTTCGTTGCGCCCTTCCGCTATTCACGGATCGTCTTCGGTCTGTCGCTGGGGGTGCTGGTTTTCTCCGAGGAGTTGGACGCGCTCGTGCTGTGCGGTGCGGCGATCATCGCGGCTTCGGGGCTTTATACCTTCTGGCGTGAGCGCAAACAGCGCCATGCCCCCCTTTCAAACACGCCCGGCCCGGTCTAA
- a CDS encoding NYN domain-containing protein yields the protein MPPRADRDRPLLAVLIDADNVPAKHAEAILREITSIGEPALRRVYGDWSSDRLRSWNDKLLSLGLVAVQETANTKGKNASDIGLVIDAMDILHGGRFDGFVLVSSDSDFTALANRLREDGLTVIGIGEKKTPEALRNVVNRFIFIENLDGETPKTKPSEKSASALPLIYDAMEKIEQEDDWYNLGLIGQTIQAAHPDFDTRSYGYSKLSALVRDIPALETRKEGARLMVREK from the coding sequence ATGCCCCCCCGCGCCGACCGTGACCGCCCTTTGCTTGCCGTGTTGATCGACGCCGACAACGTTCCCGCGAAACACGCGGAGGCGATCCTGCGCGAGATCACCTCGATCGGCGAGCCGGCGCTGCGGCGGGTCTACGGCGACTGGTCCTCGGACCGGCTGCGGTCTTGGAACGACAAGCTTCTGTCGCTGGGTCTGGTCGCGGTGCAGGAAACCGCCAACACCAAGGGCAAGAACGCCTCGGACATCGGGCTGGTCATCGACGCCATGGACATCCTGCACGGGGGCCGGTTCGACGGCTTTGTGCTGGTCTCCTCGGACAGCGATTTCACGGCGCTGGCAAACCGGCTGCGCGAGGACGGGCTGACCGTGATCGGCATCGGCGAAAAGAAAACGCCCGAAGCGCTGCGCAACGTGGTCAACCGCTTCATCTTCATCGAGAACCTCGACGGCGAGACACCCAAGACCAAGCCCTCCGAAAAGTCGGCGAGCGCCCTGCCCCTGATCTATGACGCGATGGAAAAGATCGAACAGGAAGACGATTGGTACAACCTTGGCCTGATCGGCCAGACCATTCAGGCGGCCCACCCCGATTTCGACACCCGCAGCTACGGCTACAGCAAGCTTTCGGCGCTGGTGCGTGACATCCCCGCGCTGGAGACCCGCAAGGAAGGCGCGCGCCTGATGGTCCGCGAGAAATAG
- a CDS encoding DMT family transporter, giving the protein MERKDSMDAIGAVCLTAFALHLAFNQVVIKVTAGGFSPVFAAGFRSAGAVLVLLLWMYLRGVSLRMPRNALPWAVVSGLFFAFEFLCLFIALDLTAVSRASIILYSMPVWLALASSVLLPSEGLTLRKTLGLALAMGGVVLALSDRSSGQASWTGDILALLAAFSWAGIALLVRVTPLADVAPEHQLIGQLAISAPVLLLLAPLFGPFLREVAPIHIAGMAFQIIAIASLGFLAWFWLLKRYPANSVASFSFLSPVAAVIFGWLILDERIAPQVWVALVMVAVGITLINRKPRQRAQVGGPG; this is encoded by the coding sequence ATGGAAAGAAAAGACAGCATGGATGCCATCGGCGCGGTATGCCTGACCGCCTTCGCGCTGCACCTTGCGTTCAATCAGGTGGTGATCAAGGTCACCGCAGGTGGCTTCAGCCCCGTCTTTGCCGCCGGTTTCCGGTCTGCGGGGGCCGTGCTGGTCCTGCTTTTGTGGATGTACCTGCGCGGTGTGTCTTTGCGCATGCCACGCAACGCGCTGCCGTGGGCTGTGGTCTCGGGGCTGTTTTTCGCCTTCGAATTTCTGTGCCTGTTCATCGCGCTCGATCTGACCGCCGTGAGCCGTGCGTCGATCATTCTCTATTCGATGCCGGTCTGGCTGGCACTGGCGAGTTCCGTCCTGCTGCCGTCCGAGGGGCTGACCTTGCGCAAGACGCTGGGGCTTGCGTTGGCAATGGGCGGCGTCGTGCTGGCGCTGTCGGACCGCAGCAGCGGGCAGGCCAGCTGGACCGGTGATATCCTGGCGCTTCTTGCCGCCTTTTCGTGGGCGGGGATTGCCTTGCTGGTCCGGGTGACCCCGCTGGCGGATGTCGCGCCGGAGCACCAGCTTATCGGGCAGCTTGCCATATCGGCGCCGGTGCTTTTGCTGCTGGCGCCGCTCTTTGGTCCGTTCCTGCGCGAGGTCGCGCCGATTCACATCGCAGGGATGGCGTTCCAGATCATCGCGATCGCGTCGCTGGGGTTTCTGGCCTGGTTCTGGCTGCTCAAACGCTATCCTGCCAATTCGGTCGCATCCTTCAGTTTCCTGTCGCCCGTGGCCGCGGTGATCTTCGGCTGGTTGATACTGGACGAACGGATCGCGCCGCAGGTCTGGGTCGCGCTGGTGATGGTCGCGGTGGGCATCACCCTGATCAACCGCAAACCCCGCCAGCGGGCGCAGGTAGGCGGGCCGGGTTAG
- a CDS encoding DEAD/DEAH box helicase has translation MSDFDMMDLPATLVKRLELMGMTEPTPIQKQAIPHGLNGRDVMGLAQTGTGKTAAFGIPLIAQMLELEGRPAPKSVRGLVLAPTRELATQISENLRDFAQNTPLKVAMVVGGQNINTQIKRLAPGVDLLVATPGRLLDLLDRRAVRLDAASFLVLDEADQMLDMGFIHDLRKISKLIPAERQTMLFSATMPKLMNEIAESYLNKPIRIEVSPPGKAADKVTQEVHFIAKAEKKELLKELLAKHPGERALVFGRTKHGCEKLMKDLVKAGFDAASIHGNKSQGQRDRAIEAFKSGKITVLVATDVAARGLDIPDVKFVYNYELPNVPDNYVHRIGRTARAGKDGAAIAFCAPDEMGELKDIQKTMKTSIPVASGRPWEVLEDPAKPKGRGGRGRGRGGRGGGSGGGQPQGAAKPAGAGAPGGARRRRRGGGGGGKQAAQG, from the coding sequence ATGAGCGATTTCGACATGATGGACCTGCCAGCGACGCTGGTAAAACGACTGGAACTGATGGGCATGACAGAGCCTACGCCGATCCAGAAACAGGCAATTCCGCACGGGCTGAACGGCCGCGACGTGATGGGCCTTGCCCAGACCGGCACCGGCAAGACCGCCGCCTTCGGCATCCCGCTGATCGCGCAGATGCTGGAGCTTGAAGGCCGGCCCGCGCCCAAATCGGTGCGCGGACTGGTGCTGGCGCCAACCCGCGAACTTGCCACCCAGATCAGCGAGAACCTGCGCGATTTCGCCCAGAACACCCCACTGAAGGTGGCGATGGTCGTCGGCGGCCAGAACATCAACACCCAGATCAAGCGGCTGGCGCCGGGGGTGGATTTGCTGGTGGCGACACCGGGGCGGCTACTCGATCTTCTGGACCGGCGGGCGGTGCGTCTGGATGCGGCGTCCTTCCTTGTGCTCGACGAGGCGGACCAGATGCTCGACATGGGTTTCATCCACGACCTGCGCAAGATTTCGAAATTGATCCCGGCAGAACGCCAGACGATGCTGTTCTCGGCCACGATGCCGAAGCTGATGAACGAGATCGCGGAAAGCTATCTGAACAAGCCGATCCGGATCGAAGTCTCGCCTCCGGGCAAGGCTGCCGACAAGGTCACCCAAGAGGTGCACTTTATCGCCAAGGCCGAGAAGAAGGAGCTGTTGAAAGAGCTTCTGGCCAAGCATCCCGGCGAACGCGCGCTTGTGTTCGGGCGCACCAAACACGGCTGCGAGAAGCTGATGAAGGATCTGGTCAAGGCAGGCTTCGATGCCGCGTCGATCCACGGCAACAAGAGCCAGGGCCAGCGCGACCGCGCGATCGAGGCGTTCAAGTCCGGCAAGATCACCGTTCTGGTGGCGACCGACGTGGCCGCGCGCGGTCTGGACATTCCGGACGTGAAATTCGTCTACAACTACGAATTGCCGAATGTACCTGACAACTACGTCCACCGCATTGGCCGGACCGCGCGGGCGGGCAAGGACGGCGCGGCGATTGCCTTCTGTGCGCCCGACGAGATGGGCGAGTTGAAGGACATCCAGAAAACGATGAAGACCTCTATTCCCGTCGCATCTGGCCGTCCGTGGGAAGTGTTGGAAGACCCCGCCAAGCCGAAAGGCCGTGGAGGACGCGGCCGGGGCCGTGGCGGACGTGGCGGCGGCAGCGGCGGTGGACAGCCTCAGGGCGCTGCCAAACCGGCGGGTGCCGGTGCCCCCGGTGGTGCGCGCAGGCGCCGTCGCGGTGGCGGCGGTGGCGGCAAGCAGGCCGCGCAGGGCTGA
- a CDS encoding GNAT family N-acetyltransferase → MTITDQPTLMLRAATDADDLAQVQQLCWEYRSHLMQNSPIDAKLTETFYPDPVYRQLMEDLPKLHARPGGVILLASLGGRAVGCGMTHALSPDTAEIKRVFTAPDARGHGVARALITALLDQARADGFSRAVLDTSVNLGPARALYTSLGFRERGPYQDIPEDVLPHLVFFEALL, encoded by the coding sequence ATGACCATCACCGACCAGCCAACACTGATGCTCCGCGCCGCGACAGATGCCGATGATCTCGCGCAGGTGCAGCAGCTGTGTTGGGAGTACCGCAGCCATCTGATGCAAAACTCCCCCATCGACGCCAAACTGACCGAGACATTCTATCCCGATCCGGTGTACCGGCAGCTGATGGAGGACCTGCCAAAGCTGCACGCGCGGCCCGGCGGTGTCATCCTGCTGGCAAGCTTGGGCGGGCGTGCGGTCGGTTGCGGCATGACCCATGCGCTGTCCCCCGACACCGCCGAGATCAAGCGCGTCTTCACCGCGCCCGACGCACGCGGCCACGGCGTGGCGAGGGCGTTGATCACGGCACTTCTCGATCAGGCCCGCGCCGACGGCTTTTCCCGCGCGGTTCTCGATACATCGGTCAATCTTGGCCCCGCCCGTGCGCTTTACACCAGTCTGGGCTTTCGCGAACGCGGCCCCTACCAGGACATCCCGGAGGACGTTCTGCCCCATTTGGTTTTCTTCGAGGCACTCTTGTGA
- a CDS encoding anhydro-N-acetylmuramic acid kinase, with protein MSGRIAKTGMLTAAGAMSGTSLDGVDVAVLRTDGHRIESFGRHAYRGYSQAERSGIAAGLGKWSGAEVAEATRIIEAAHLEALEGFRDADLIGFHGQTLAHAPRVHGTLQVGDGAMLSDRLGVPVVWDFRSADVELGGEGAPLAPFFHHACARHIGAREPVAFLNLGGVGNLTWVDPAIAAPQDEGALLAFDTGPANAPLNDLMQARRGQPFDRDGALARRGTVEAGALELFLAEPYFARIPPKSLDRNDFAEMVALVGELSDADAAATLTAMCAAGVVEAMQHCPAPPSKVLVTGGGRQNPVLMEMLRVALDCPVAPVEDVGLDGDMLEAQAFAFLAVRVARGLPTSCPSTTGVGAAVGGGTVSYPGEGMAAVQ; from the coding sequence ATGAGCGGGCGCATAGCGAAAACCGGAATGCTGACGGCCGCAGGGGCCATGTCGGGCACGTCTCTGGACGGCGTCGATGTGGCGGTGCTGCGCACCGATGGCCACCGGATCGAAAGTTTCGGGCGGCACGCCTATCGCGGCTATTCGCAGGCCGAGCGCAGCGGGATCGCGGCGGGGCTTGGCAAATGGTCGGGTGCCGAGGTGGCCGAGGCCACGCGCATCATCGAGGCGGCGCATCTGGAGGCGCTGGAGGGATTTCGCGATGCGGACCTGATCGGCTTTCACGGGCAGACGCTGGCCCATGCCCCGCGCGTCCACGGGACGTTGCAGGTGGGCGACGGGGCGATGCTGTCGGACAGGCTGGGGGTGCCGGTGGTCTGGGATTTTCGCAGCGCGGATGTCGAGCTGGGCGGGGAGGGCGCGCCGCTGGCGCCGTTTTTCCACCACGCCTGCGCGCGCCATATCGGGGCCAGGGAGCCGGTCGCGTTCCTGAACCTCGGCGGGGTGGGCAATCTGACCTGGGTCGATCCCGCGATTGCGGCACCGCAGGACGAGGGCGCGCTGCTGGCCTTCGATACCGGTCCGGCGAATGCGCCGCTGAATGATCTGATGCAGGCCCGTCGCGGCCAGCCATTCGACCGCGACGGTGCGCTGGCGCGGCGCGGCACGGTAGAGGCCGGCGCGCTGGAGCTGTTCCTTGCCGAACCCTATTTCGCGCGGATCCCGCCGAAATCGCTGGACCGTAACGATTTCGCGGAGATGGTCGCGCTGGTGGGCGAATTGTCGGATGCCGACGCCGCCGCAACGCTGACTGCGATGTGCGCCGCAGGCGTGGTGGAGGCAATGCAGCATTGCCCCGCGCCGCCCTCGAAAGTTCTCGTCACCGGCGGGGGGCGGCAAAACCCGGTTCTGATGGAAATGCTGCGCGTGGCGCTGGATTGTCCGGTGGCGCCGGTGGAGGATGTCGGTCTGGACGGCGATATGCTGGAGGCGCAGGCCTTTGCGTTTCTGGCCGTGCGGGTGGCGCGGGGGCTTCCCACCTCCTGTCCCAGCACAACTGGTGTTGGCGCGGCGGTGGGCGGCGGAACCGTAAGCTATCCCGGCGAGGGCATGGCCGCCGTGCAGTGA
- a CDS encoding cupin domain-containing protein, with protein MTPEEIIAHLDLAPHPEGGHYRQTWIAGNEGRPTGTCIYFLLRAGERSDWHRVDATEIWHFHAGDPLQLELAESESGPARTHLLTGDLRQGMPQIIVPQDHWQRAASTGAYTLVSCTVSPGFRFEGFELRPDLEIPR; from the coding sequence ATGACGCCCGAAGAGATCATCGCCCATCTCGATCTGGCACCGCATCCCGAAGGCGGCCATTACCGCCAGACATGGATCGCCGGGAACGAAGGCCGCCCGACCGGCACCTGCATCTATTTTCTGCTCCGCGCGGGCGAGCGCAGCGATTGGCACCGCGTCGATGCGACCGAGATCTGGCACTTTCACGCGGGCGATCCGCTGCAACTGGAACTCGCAGAATCAGAAAGCGGACCGGCGCGCACGCATCTGCTGACCGGTGATCTGCGTCAGGGGATGCCTCAGATCATCGTGCCGCAGGACCACTGGCAAAGGGCGGCCAGCACCGGTGCCTATACGCTGGTCAGCTGCACGGTATCGCCGGGGTTCCGCTTCGAAGGGTTCGAGCTGCGCCCCGATCTTGAGATTCCGCGCTGA
- a CDS encoding tellurite resistance TerB family protein, whose amino-acid sequence MSLMKTLAKVAVGVAIAKGAKHMMDSSRSGQGRASAGTGRQGGLGGLLGGLSANGASTSAQGGLGGMLGGLLGGSSAGTRGGGLGGLLQNLGGAQGGTAGTQGGLGGLLGGLAGAAGAGGLLGGLGNTVNKAPQQNDQDFGAVLNSQFDETPQPPITPSQEQEATAALMLAAMIQAAKSDGHFDAEEERKLLDHLGDIDAEEAAFIRDRMNAPVDVDALVNETPQGMGPQVYAMSLLAIDLDTQDEAQYLHKLAQGYAMTPTEVNDIHAQLGVPSLYT is encoded by the coding sequence ATGAGCCTGATGAAAACACTCGCCAAGGTCGCGGTCGGCGTGGCCATCGCGAAAGGTGCAAAGCACATGATGGACAGTTCGCGCAGCGGACAGGGCCGCGCGTCGGCCGGGACAGGCCGGCAAGGCGGGCTCGGTGGCTTGCTGGGCGGGCTGTCGGCCAACGGCGCCAGCACGTCGGCCCAGGGCGGGCTCGGCGGTATGCTGGGCGGTCTTCTGGGTGGCAGCAGCGCGGGCACCCGCGGTGGCGGCCTCGGCGGGCTTTTGCAGAACCTCGGCGGCGCGCAGGGTGGCACGGCCGGCACGCAGGGCGGTCTGGGTGGATTGCTTGGCGGTCTTGCCGGTGCTGCAGGCGCAGGTGGTCTGCTGGGCGGTCTGGGCAACACGGTGAACAAGGCCCCGCAGCAGAACGACCAGGATTTCGGCGCGGTGCTGAATTCGCAATTCGACGAGACACCGCAGCCCCCGATCACCCCGTCGCAGGAACAAGAAGCGACCGCCGCGCTGATGCTGGCAGCAATGATACAGGCCGCGAAATCGGACGGTCACTTCGACGCGGAGGAAGAGCGCAAGCTGCTGGACCACCTCGGCGATATCGACGCTGAAGAGGCGGCATTCATCCGCGACAGGATGAACGCGCCGGTGGATGTCGACGCGCTGGTCAACGAGACGCCGCAGGGCATGGGACCGCAGGTTTACGCCATGAGCCTACTGGCGATCGATCTCGATACGCAGGACGAGGCGCAGTATCTGCACAAACTCGCCCAGGGCTACGCGATGACCCCGACCGAGGTAAACGACATCCACGCCCAGCTTGGCGTGCCATCGCTTTATACCTGA
- the tyrS gene encoding tyrosine--tRNA ligase, with product MTYHPKSDFVAVMMERGYLADCTDYQGLDEALKVGGQPGYIGFDATAKSLHVGSLIQIMMLRWLQKTGGKPITLMGGGTTKVGDPSFRADERPLLGPEQIDANIAGIKQVFSAYLTYGDGPTDAMMINNAEWLDDLNYLDFLRDIGRHFSINRMLSFESVKSRLDREQSLSFLEFNYMILQAYDFMELHRRYGCILQMGGSDQWGNIVNGIDLTRRVIDGEVYGLTSPLLTTSDGKKMGKSQSGAIWLNGDMLSPYEFWQFWRNTTDADVGRFLKLYTELPVDECDRLGALAGSEINEAKIRLANEVTTLLHGAEAAAGAEATARDVFERGGVGEDLPTLTLTAEEVGDGISVVQLIVRAGLVKSGKEAKRLIAENGARIDDRPLGDAGLMLDRAALASPVKLSAGKKRHALVQIAG from the coding sequence ATGACATATCATCCCAAGTCCGATTTCGTCGCCGTGATGATGGAGCGCGGCTATCTCGCCGACTGCACCGACTACCAGGGGCTGGACGAGGCGCTCAAGGTCGGCGGCCAGCCGGGCTATATCGGCTTCGACGCGACGGCGAAATCGCTGCACGTGGGGTCTCTGATCCAGATCATGATGCTGCGCTGGCTGCAAAAGACCGGCGGCAAGCCGATCACCCTGATGGGGGGCGGCACCACCAAGGTGGGCGATCCGTCGTTTCGGGCGGACGAACGCCCGCTGCTGGGGCCTGAGCAGATCGACGCCAATATCGCGGGCATCAAGCAGGTCTTTTCCGCCTACCTGACCTACGGCGACGGGCCGACCGATGCGATGATGATCAACAACGCGGAATGGCTCGATGATCTGAACTACCTCGATTTCCTGCGTGACATCGGGCGGCATTTCTCGATCAACAGGATGCTGTCGTTCGAAAGTGTGAAATCGCGTCTGGACCGCGAGCAATCACTGTCGTTTCTCGAATTCAACTACATGATCCTTCAGGCATACGATTTCATGGAGCTGCACCGGCGCTACGGATGCATCCTGCAGATGGGCGGCAGCGACCAGTGGGGCAATATCGTCAACGGGATCGACCTGACCCGCAGGGTCATCGACGGCGAGGTCTACGGTCTGACATCGCCCTTGCTGACCACCAGCGATGGCAAGAAGATGGGCAAATCGCAGTCCGGTGCGATCTGGCTCAACGGCGACATGCTCAGCCCCTATGAATTCTGGCAGTTCTGGCGCAATACCACCGACGCGGATGTGGGCCGGTTCCTCAAGCTTTATACCGAGCTTCCGGTCGACGAATGCGACCGTCTGGGCGCGCTGGCCGGATCCGAGATCAACGAGGCAAAGATCCGCCTTGCCAACGAGGTGACAACCCTGCTGCACGGGGCCGAGGCCGCCGCCGGCGCCGAGGCCACCGCGCGCGACGTGTTCGAGCGCGGCGGCGTGGGCGAGGATCTGCCCACCCTGACCCTGACCGCCGAAGAAGTCGGCGACGGTATTTCCGTGGTACAGTTGATCGTCCGCGCGGGTCTGGTGAAATCGGGCAAGGAAGCCAAGCGGCTGATCGCCGAGAACGGGGCGCGCATCGATGACCGGCCGCTCGGGGATGCCGGCCTGATGCTGGACCGCGCGGCGCTCGCTTCCCCGGTGAAGCTGTCAGCGGGCAAGAAGCGTCACGCGCTGGTGCAAATCGCGGGCTGA